TATGGCTGTTGAGGTGGGAGAGTTTTACGTCACGAAATAGACTCGAGAGGAGGTCTCCGGTTTGAGAATGGATCACACAAAAGATTTTTTGCTCGACATAAGAAAAGCGGTTGATGCCGTGCTAAAAAGTGGCCTAGATATAGAGGCGATCTATCTTTTTGGGTCTTACGCCTACGGAGAGCCTAACGAGGCTTCCGATATCGATCTATACGTCGTCCTTTCCGATGACAGCAAATCTCAAATTAGGGCCATCGACGCTATGGAAAAAATCGGAATGGAGATATTTAAATCTGACGTCTACAACGTAGAGATTTTGGCTGGATTTGCCGACGATTTTCTATCTCGAACTTCTCTGCCCACCATAGAGAAAACCATCTCCGATAAGGGAGTTGTCCTTTATGAGAGAAGCGCCTAACCAAAATTATATTTATCTCTCTGAAAATCCTTATAGCCATTCCTAAGATAACCAGAAAGACGGTGTTTTTATGAAGAAAGCTCTAATAACCGGCATCACCGGGCAGGATGGAGCGTACCTATCGGAGTTCCTGCTCTCCAAGGGCTACGAGGTTCACGGAATGAAACGGCGGTCGTCTTTGTTCAACACCGGCAGGATAGACCACCTGTTCAGCGACCCCCACGAGGAAAACCGAGGGCTCGTACTCCACTACGGCGACCTGACCGACTCCTCCAACATAATCAGGCTCCTCCAGGAGATAAAGCCCGACGAGATATACAACCTGGCGGCACAAAGCCACGTCAAGGTATCTTTCGAGACGCCGGAGTATACCGCCAACGGCGACGGGCTGGGAGTCCTTCGGATCCTTGAGGCCATACGAATACTGGGTCTGGAGAAGACGACCCGCTTCTACCAGGCATCCACCAGCGAGCTATACGGCAAGGTCCAGGAGATTCCCCAGAGGGAGACCACCCCCTTCTACCCCAGAAGCCCCTACGCCGCCGCCAAGCTCTACGGCTACTGGATAACCGTCAACTACCGGGAGGCATACGGCATCTACGGCTGCAACGGCATACTGTTCAACCACGAATCACCCCTTCGGGGAGAGACCTTCGTCACCAGAAAGATCACCAGGGCGGTCGCCCGGATCTCCCTGGGCCTTCAGGACAAAATATACCTGGGCAACATGGACGCCAAACGGGACTGGGGCCACGCCAGAGACTA
The Dethiosulfovibrio salsuginis genome window above contains:
- the gmd gene encoding GDP-mannose 4,6-dehydratase, yielding MKKALITGITGQDGAYLSEFLLSKGYEVHGMKRRSSLFNTGRIDHLFSDPHEENRGLVLHYGDLTDSSNIIRLLQEIKPDEIYNLAAQSHVKVSFETPEYTANGDGLGVLRILEAIRILGLEKTTRFYQASTSELYGKVQEIPQRETTPFYPRSPYAAAKLYGYWITVNYREAYGIYGCNGILFNHESPLRGETFVTRKITRAVARISLGLQDKIYLGNMDAKRDWGHARDYVEAMWLMLQQDTPDDYVVATGETHSVREFVELSFKEVGIPIEWRGTGVDEVGFDPSTGKVLVEIDPRYFRPTEVELLLGDPTKAKELLGWERRVTFPELVKEMVSHDLDLFKKDILCRDAGYQVCPSIEDLS
- a CDS encoding nucleotidyltransferase domain-containing protein, which produces MDHTKDFLLDIRKAVDAVLKSGLDIEAIYLFGSYAYGEPNEASDIDLYVVLSDDSKSQIRAIDAMEKIGMEIFKSDVYNVEILAGFADDFLSRTSLPTIEKTISDKGVVLYERSA